In Anolis carolinensis isolate JA03-04 unplaced genomic scaffold, rAnoCar3.1.pri scaffold_14, whole genome shotgun sequence, the following proteins share a genomic window:
- the LOC100556416 gene encoding C-reactive protein → MKNPTPVSLLLVLISFSGVLSETNLQQKVLVFPAESDSASVVLQAPLLEPLTSFTMCLRYYSLLTREYGLFSYATKEQYNQILLLKPSPNQYRLYLGEVYVTFILPEKKDSKPGWEHICVSWESATGLVALWLDGEPLPRMGLQKSQCIHPEASIVLGQDQDSFGGGFDASQSFVGEMKDVYMWNRVLNADEVGLVSSDYVLSDSLINWRALNYEIKGYVVLQPCQTPSPYGVQS, encoded by the exons ATGAAGAACCCAACACCAGTCAGTTTGCTTCTGGTACTCATTTCCTTCTCAGGGGTCCTGTCTGAAACCA ACCTGCAGCAGAAGGTGCTTGTCTTCCCCGCAGAATCGGACAGTGCCTCTGTGGTTCTGCAGGCCCCGCTCTTGGAGCCGCTGACCAGCTTCACCATGTGCCTGAGATACTACTCACTCCTGACCCGTGAATACGGCCTCTTCTCTTACGCTACGAAGGAACAGTACAACCAAATCCTGCTCTTGAAGCCCAGTCCAAACCAATATAGACTTTATCTTGGGGAAGTTTATGTGACCTTTATCCTTCCGGAAAAAAAGGACTCTAAACCCGGTTGGGAGCACATCTGTGTGAGCTGGGAGTCTGCCACGGGATTAGTGGCGTTGTGGTTGGATGGGGAGCCGTTGCCCCGGATGGGGCTGCAGAAAAGCCAGTGTATCCATCCCGAGGCATCTATTGTACTCGGGCAAGATCAAGACTCCTTCGGAGGTGGCTTTGATGCCAGCCAATCCTTTGTGGGAGAGATGAAGGATGTGTACATGTGGAACAGGGTTCTGAATGCCGATGAAGTGGGTCTCGTCTCGAGTGACTACGTCCTTTCTGACTCTCTGATTAACTGGAGAGCGTTGAATTATGAAATCAAGGGTTATGTTGTTCTTCAGCCTTGTCAAACGCCTTCCCCATACGGAGTTCAATCATAA